From one Amycolatopsis sp. FDAARGOS 1241 genomic stretch:
- a CDS encoding SDR family NAD(P)-dependent oxidoreductase: MSTPDNPTAVVTGAASGIGAATARRLRADGYRVVGVDVAPLPDDLVGVRGDVTADETWRQVIEAAGEVGEITALVSNAYVPTTGPLHEMAREQWQHQVDVNLTGSYLAVKACLPSLRARRGAVVLVSSVHARFGLPGHPAYAASKGALVSLARQLAVEYAPEVRVNSVLPGPVRTQAWDRISEEDIERSARATPAGRLGDPAEVAAVIAFLLSPGASFVTGADLTVDGGWSAAKDSA, from the coding sequence ATGTCCACACCAGACAACCCGACGGCCGTGGTGACCGGTGCCGCGTCCGGCATCGGCGCCGCGACGGCCCGGCGGCTGCGGGCCGACGGCTACCGCGTCGTGGGTGTGGACGTCGCTCCCCTCCCCGACGACCTCGTCGGCGTGCGCGGCGACGTGACGGCCGACGAGACCTGGCGCCAGGTCATCGAGGCAGCCGGCGAGGTCGGGGAGATCACCGCACTGGTCAGCAACGCGTACGTGCCGACCACCGGACCGCTCCACGAAATGGCGCGGGAGCAGTGGCAGCACCAGGTCGACGTGAACCTCACCGGTTCCTACCTCGCGGTGAAGGCGTGCCTGCCGTCGCTGCGGGCGCGCCGCGGGGCCGTCGTCCTGGTGTCCTCGGTGCACGCGCGGTTCGGGTTGCCGGGCCACCCGGCGTATGCGGCGAGCAAGGGCGCGCTGGTTTCGCTGGCGCGCCAGCTCGCCGTGGAGTACGCGCCCGAGGTGCGCGTGAACTCCGTGCTGCCCGGGCCCGTCCGCACGCAGGCGTGGGACCGGATCAGCGAAGAGGACATCGAACGCAGTGCGCGGGCGACGCCCGCCGGACGCCTCGGCGACCCGGCCGAGGTGGCCGCCGTGATCGCGTTCCTGCTCTCGCCCGGGGCCTCGTTCGTCACGGGCGCCGACCTGACCGTCGACGGCGGCTGGTCGGCCGCCAAGGATTCCGCTTAG
- the dgoD gene encoding galactonate dehydratase, whose amino-acid sequence MKITGIETFLVAPRWLFLKVSTDEGISGWGEPVVEGRAETVRAAVHEMAELVVGQDPLRIEDHWQTLRRGGFYRGGPVLSSALAGFDHALWDIAGKVRGVPVHELLGGPVRDRVRVYSWVGGDRPSGIFDAVSAQVEAGFTAVKMNVAGPLAPIASPAEATAALARAREAREALGPDRDLAIDFHGRVSPAMARRLVKMLEEVQPMFVEEPVLPETQGGALASIVSASTVPVALGERLYSRWEFKPVLDAGVAVVQPDPSHAGGISELRRIAALAEVYGASLAPHCPLGPISLAASMQVAFATPNFLIQEQSLGMHYHQGTEALSYLADSALFRFTGGYAARPTGPGLGVEIDEAAVRRADEVGHQWRSPVWRLDDGSLAEW is encoded by the coding sequence GTGAAGATCACCGGTATCGAGACGTTCCTCGTCGCGCCACGCTGGCTGTTCCTCAAGGTCAGCACCGACGAGGGCATCTCCGGCTGGGGCGAGCCCGTGGTCGAGGGCCGCGCCGAAACGGTGCGCGCGGCCGTGCACGAGATGGCCGAGCTCGTCGTCGGCCAGGACCCGCTGCGCATCGAGGACCACTGGCAGACGTTGCGCCGCGGCGGGTTCTACCGCGGCGGGCCCGTGCTCTCGAGCGCGCTGGCCGGATTCGACCACGCGCTCTGGGACATCGCCGGCAAGGTGCGCGGGGTGCCCGTGCACGAGCTGCTCGGCGGGCCGGTCCGCGACCGCGTCCGCGTGTACTCGTGGGTCGGTGGCGACCGGCCCTCGGGCATCTTCGACGCGGTGTCAGCGCAAGTCGAAGCGGGCTTCACGGCGGTGAAGATGAACGTGGCGGGCCCGCTGGCGCCCATCGCGTCACCCGCTGAAGCCACCGCTGCGCTCGCCCGTGCGCGGGAGGCTCGCGAAGCGCTCGGCCCGGACCGCGACCTCGCCATCGATTTCCACGGCCGCGTCTCGCCCGCGATGGCGCGCCGGCTGGTGAAGATGCTCGAAGAGGTCCAGCCGATGTTCGTCGAGGAACCGGTGCTGCCGGAGACCCAGGGCGGGGCGCTCGCGTCCATCGTCTCGGCGTCGACGGTGCCCGTCGCTCTCGGCGAACGGCTCTACTCGCGCTGGGAGTTCAAACCCGTGCTCGACGCGGGCGTCGCGGTGGTGCAGCCCGACCCCTCGCACGCCGGCGGCATCTCGGAGCTGCGGCGCATCGCGGCGCTGGCCGAGGTCTACGGTGCGAGCCTCGCGCCGCACTGCCCGCTGGGCCCGATCTCGCTCGCGGCCTCGATGCAGGTCGCGTTCGCGACGCCGAACTTCCTCATCCAGGAACAGAGCCTCGGCATGCACTACCACCAGGGCACCGAGGCCCTGAGCTACCTGGCGGACTCGGCGCTGTTCCGGTTCACCGGGGGGTATGCCGCGCGCCCGACCGGCCCCGGCCTGGGCGTCGAGATCGACGAAGCCGCCGTGCGCCGCGCCGACGAGGTCGGGCACCAGTGGCGGTCGCCCGTGTGGCGCCTCGACGACGGGAGCCTCGCCGAATGGTGA
- the purB gene encoding adenylosuccinate lyase, translated as MTDKPRIPNVLAARYASPELVQLWSPEQKVVLERQLWLAVLRAQNELGVEVEDGVLADYERVVEDVNLESIAERERVTRHDVKARIEEFNALAGHEHVHKGMTSRDLTENVEQLQQLRSLELMRSRVAAVLARLAALAVEHSDLVMAGRSHNVAAQATTLGKRFATAADELLVAFARLDDLIERYPLRGIKGPVGTAQDMLDLLGDESTLDQLEARIAEHLGFRNHFVSVGQVYPRSLDFDVLSTLVQLAAAPSSLAKTIRLMAGHELVTEGFKPGQVGSSAMPHKMNTRSCERVNGLAVVLRGHLSMIGELAGDQWNEGDVSDSVVRRVALPDAFFALDGLLETFLTVLSEFGAFPAVVERELDRYLPFLATTKVLMAAVRGGVGRETAHEAIKENAVSVALAMRERGAENDLLDRLAADDRLPLDRGDLDKLLADRISFTGVAPQQVEEVAQRVGAVLERFPDAAGYSPRPIL; from the coding sequence GTGACGGACAAGCCCCGGATTCCCAACGTCCTCGCCGCTCGCTACGCCTCGCCCGAGCTGGTGCAGCTGTGGTCGCCCGAGCAGAAGGTGGTGCTGGAGCGGCAGCTGTGGCTCGCCGTGCTCCGCGCGCAGAACGAGCTGGGCGTCGAGGTCGAAGACGGCGTGCTCGCCGACTACGAGCGCGTGGTCGAGGACGTGAACCTCGAGTCCATCGCCGAGCGCGAGCGCGTGACGCGCCACGACGTGAAGGCCCGGATCGAGGAGTTCAACGCCCTCGCCGGCCACGAGCACGTGCACAAGGGCATGACCTCGCGCGACCTCACCGAGAACGTCGAGCAGCTGCAGCAGCTGCGGTCGCTGGAGCTGATGCGCAGCCGGGTCGCCGCCGTGCTCGCCCGGCTGGCCGCGCTGGCCGTGGAGCACTCGGACCTGGTGATGGCCGGGCGCTCGCACAACGTCGCTGCGCAGGCCACCACGCTCGGCAAGCGCTTCGCGACCGCTGCCGACGAGCTGCTGGTCGCGTTCGCGCGCCTGGACGACCTCATCGAGCGCTACCCGCTGCGCGGCATCAAGGGGCCGGTCGGCACGGCGCAGGACATGCTCGACCTGCTGGGTGACGAGTCCACTTTGGACCAGCTCGAGGCTCGGATCGCCGAGCACCTCGGCTTCCGCAACCACTTCGTCAGCGTCGGGCAGGTCTACCCGCGCTCGCTGGACTTCGACGTGCTGTCCACGCTCGTGCAGCTCGCCGCGGCGCCGTCGAGCCTCGCCAAGACGATCCGGCTCATGGCCGGCCACGAGCTCGTGACGGAGGGCTTCAAGCCGGGGCAGGTCGGATCGTCGGCCATGCCGCACAAGATGAACACCCGCTCGTGCGAGCGCGTGAACGGCCTCGCCGTGGTCCTGCGCGGCCACCTGTCGATGATCGGCGAGCTCGCGGGCGACCAGTGGAACGAAGGCGACGTCTCCGACTCCGTCGTGCGCCGCGTCGCCCTGCCGGACGCCTTCTTCGCCCTCGACGGCCTCTTGGAGACCTTCCTCACGGTGCTGTCCGAGTTCGGTGCGTTTCCGGCCGTGGTCGAGCGCGAGCTCGACCGCTACCTCCCCTTCCTCGCGACGACGAAGGTCCTCATGGCAGCGGTCCGCGGCGGTGTCGGCCGCGAAACCGCCCACGAGGCGATCAAGGAGAACGCCGTCTCGGTGGCGCTGGCCATGCGCGAACGCGGTGCCGAAAACGACCTCCTCGACCGCCTCGCCGCCGACGACCGGTTGCCCCTGGACCGCGGTGACCTGGACAAACTCCTCGCCGACCGCATCTCGTTCACCGGCGTGGCGCCGCAGCAGGTCGAGGAGGTCGCGCAGCGGGTGGGGGCCGTGCTGGAACGCTTCCCGGACGCGGCGGGCTACTCCCCGCGGCCGATCCTGTGA
- a CDS encoding ABC transporter substrate-binding protein: protein MRKLLSTFAVVVSSAVALTACGSSSGAQTLRVGTLTDAPPSIYLENGQFTGYDNELLRDIAKREGFQVEFVGTEFSGLLAKVASGQLDIGSSTISATAARKKTVAFSNGYDTSYTTVVTKKGAGLAQAGAFAGKRLGVVQGSVQDEFAGKLAGAQVVRFPDYNAGFAQLRSGALDGWVVPKDIGQKYLDQNPGVPLEFGYTVLDKDTPSAYAVAKSDPDLLNKLNDGLAKAIADGTVARLHAQFFKQAPVAKELAKGGPGLPVKNA from the coding sequence ATGAGAAAGCTCCTCAGCACCTTCGCCGTCGTGGTCAGCTCCGCCGTCGCGCTCACCGCGTGCGGCTCCTCGTCGGGCGCGCAGACCCTGCGCGTCGGCACGCTCACCGACGCGCCGCCGAGCATCTACCTCGAGAACGGCCAGTTCACGGGGTACGACAACGAGCTGTTGCGCGACATCGCGAAGCGCGAGGGCTTCCAGGTCGAGTTCGTCGGCACCGAGTTTTCGGGGCTGCTGGCGAAGGTCGCGAGCGGGCAGCTCGACATCGGCAGCTCGACGATCTCCGCCACGGCCGCGCGCAAGAAGACCGTGGCGTTCTCCAACGGCTACGACACCAGCTACACCACCGTCGTGACCAAGAAGGGCGCCGGCCTGGCGCAGGCCGGCGCGTTCGCGGGCAAGCGGCTCGGCGTGGTCCAGGGCAGTGTGCAGGACGAGTTCGCGGGCAAGCTCGCCGGCGCGCAGGTGGTGCGCTTCCCCGACTACAACGCCGGTTTCGCACAGCTGCGCAGCGGCGCACTCGACGGCTGGGTCGTGCCGAAGGACATCGGGCAGAAGTACCTCGACCAGAACCCGGGTGTCCCGCTCGAGTTCGGGTACACGGTGCTGGACAAGGACACGCCGTCGGCGTACGCCGTCGCGAAATCCGATCCGGACTTGCTGAACAAGCTCAACGACGGCCTCGCGAAGGCCATCGCGGACGGCACCGTCGCGCGGCTGCACGCGCAGTTCTTCAAGCAGGCGCCGGTGGCGAAGGAGCTGGCCAAGGGCGGTCCCGGGCTGCCGGTGAAGAACGCGTGA
- a CDS encoding ABC transporter substrate-binding protein: protein MKRIFVTAVLAAALTATLTACGGSGSGGDTLRVGTLSDSRPNAYQANGQFTGFDNELLKDIAAKEGLKVEFVSVDFSALLGQVANGTFDIGSAGIAQTDARKQTVAFSDPYNYQSLGIEAKETAGITDENSLAGKRIGVVQGTVSDSWLAANAPKAQAVRFPNDAAALSALKSAAIDGAVFDQASAQDYAAKNPGLKVTKSITTTIPHGYAVKKGNNDLLAKLNDGIKKAVADGTWKKVHQQFERDAPVPADFSAGQ from the coding sequence ATGAAGAGGATCTTTGTCACCGCCGTCTTGGCGGCGGCACTCACCGCCACGCTCACCGCGTGCGGCGGCAGCGGCAGCGGCGGGGACACCCTGCGCGTCGGCACGCTGAGTGACTCGCGGCCCAACGCGTACCAGGCGAACGGCCAGTTCACCGGGTTCGACAACGAGCTGCTGAAGGACATCGCGGCCAAGGAGGGCCTGAAGGTCGAGTTCGTCTCGGTCGACTTCTCCGCGCTGCTCGGCCAGGTCGCCAACGGCACGTTCGACATCGGCAGCGCGGGCATCGCGCAGACCGACGCGCGCAAGCAGACCGTCGCCTTCTCCGACCCGTACAACTACCAGTCCCTCGGCATCGAGGCGAAGGAGACGGCGGGCATCACCGACGAGAATTCCTTGGCCGGCAAGCGAATCGGCGTGGTGCAGGGCACCGTGTCCGACAGCTGGCTCGCGGCCAACGCGCCCAAGGCGCAGGCGGTGCGCTTCCCGAACGACGCGGCGGCGCTGAGCGCCCTGAAGTCGGCGGCGATCGACGGCGCGGTGTTCGACCAGGCCTCCGCCCAGGACTACGCGGCGAAGAACCCGGGCCTGAAGGTCACCAAGTCCATCACCACCACGATCCCGCACGGGTACGCGGTGAAGAAGGGCAACAACGACCTGCTGGCCAAGCTCAACGACGGCATCAAGAAGGCCGTCGCCGACGGCACCTGGAAGAAGGTGCACCAGCAGTTCGAGCGCGACGCGCCGGTGCCGGCGGACTTCTCCGCGGGGCAGTAA
- a CDS encoding amino acid ABC transporter permease gives MGQFLDTFLNWQYIWQVFPDLLKTGLVNTLILAGASAVIGTVLGMVLAVMGLSTKVWLRWPARVYTDIFRGLPAILTILVIGQGLGTLARPLVGTNPYPLGITALSLIAAAYIGEIFRAGIQSVDKGQMEASRALGMTYTKAMLLVVIPQGVRRVLPALVNQFIALVKDSTLVYFLGFITSQRELFRIGQDLAANTGNLSPLVAAGFVYLVITVPLTHLVNYIDKRLQTGRKVRAGDKGDGGDLQLVTSGSGMSL, from the coding sequence ATGGGTCAATTCCTCGACACGTTCCTGAACTGGCAATACATCTGGCAGGTCTTCCCCGACCTGCTCAAGACGGGCCTGGTGAACACACTGATCCTCGCCGGCGCGTCGGCGGTCATCGGCACGGTGCTCGGCATGGTGCTCGCCGTGATGGGGTTGTCCACGAAGGTCTGGCTGCGCTGGCCGGCGCGCGTGTACACCGACATCTTCCGCGGCCTGCCGGCGATCCTGACGATCCTCGTGATCGGCCAGGGGCTCGGCACGCTGGCGCGGCCGCTCGTCGGCACGAACCCGTACCCGCTGGGCATCACCGCGCTGAGCCTGATCGCAGCGGCCTACATCGGTGAAATCTTCCGCGCCGGCATCCAGAGCGTCGACAAAGGACAGATGGAGGCCAGCCGCGCGCTCGGCATGACCTACACCAAGGCGATGCTGCTGGTCGTGATCCCGCAGGGCGTGCGCCGGGTGCTGCCCGCGCTGGTGAACCAGTTCATCGCACTGGTGAAGGATTCGACGCTGGTGTACTTCCTCGGGTTCATCACCTCGCAGCGGGAGCTGTTCCGCATCGGCCAGGATCTCGCCGCCAACACGGGCAACCTGTCGCCGCTGGTGGCGGCCGGCTTCGTGTACCTGGTGATCACCGTGCCGCTCACGCACCTGGTGAACTACATCGACAAGCGGCTGCAGACGGGCCGCAAGGTCCGCGCCGGCGACAAGGGCGACGGTGGCGATCTCCAGCTCGTGACCAGTGGATCGGGGATGAGCCTGTGA
- a CDS encoding transposase: MRDRGIRFVSPACEDQIALRAGKGSRGGRPPVLDAETYRRRNAVERCFNRLKQFRDLATRYAKRAACDHAELTIAAIILWLR; this comes from the coding sequence ATGCGGGACCGCGGGATCCGGTTCGTCAGCCCCGCGTGTGAGGACCAGATCGCCCTCCGTGCCGGCAAAGGCTCCCGCGGCGGCCGCCCACCCGTCCTCGACGCCGAGACCTACAGGCGGCGCAACGCGGTCGAACGCTGCTTCAACCGGCTCAAACAGTTTCGCGACCTAGCCACTCGCTATGCCAAACGCGCCGCCTGCGACCACGCCGAACTCACCATCGCCGCCATCATCCTCTGGCTCCGATGA
- a CDS encoding alpha/beta fold hydrolase yields the protein MNGNGIVLLLVGGGGENAGYWNLPELPSDSLVRAALAKGYATYAVDRLGTGRSTVPASSKSVTYDAQVSTVDQVVTALRGEAKVFGTTWHTSSGSGIR from the coding sequence GTGAACGGCAACGGGATCGTGCTGCTCCTGGTCGGCGGCGGTGGGGAGAACGCCGGCTACTGGAACCTGCCCGAGCTGCCGTCGGACAGCCTCGTCCGCGCGGCGCTCGCCAAGGGCTACGCGACCTACGCGGTCGACCGGCTCGGCACCGGCCGCTCGACCGTGCCCGCGTCGAGCAAGTCCGTCACGTACGACGCGCAAGTGTCCACTGTGGACCAGGTGGTGACGGCCCTGCGAGGCGAGGCCAAGGTGTTCGGCACCACGTGGCACACGTCGTCGGGGTCGGGCATTCGCTGA
- a CDS encoding amino acid ABC transporter ATP-binding protein, which yields MTAAVRSSSVELRDIHVSFGTLEVLRGVDLRVPSGGTTCVIGPSGSGKSTLLRCVNRLQEPDSGDLLLDGESVIHANADELRQRVGMVFQHFNLFGHRSVLDNIVLPLRSVKGLAKEEAVEIARARLAEVGLADKAPYRPSALSGGQQQRVAIARALAMDPEVMLFDEATSALDPELVKGVLNLMAGLAERGLTLIVVTHEMGFARSVADEVAFMDAGRIVEQGTPDQVFDGPRSPRLRQFLSEVL from the coding sequence GTGACCGCCGCGGTGCGATCGTCCAGTGTGGAGCTGCGCGACATCCACGTCAGCTTCGGCACGCTGGAGGTGCTGCGCGGCGTGGACCTGCGCGTGCCCTCGGGCGGGACGACGTGTGTCATCGGCCCGTCGGGCTCCGGCAAGTCCACGCTGCTGCGCTGCGTGAACCGCCTGCAGGAGCCCGACTCCGGCGACCTGCTGCTCGACGGTGAGAGCGTGATCCACGCGAACGCCGATGAGCTGCGCCAGCGCGTGGGCATGGTGTTCCAGCACTTCAACCTCTTCGGGCACCGCAGCGTGCTGGACAACATCGTGCTGCCGCTGCGCAGTGTGAAGGGGCTGGCGAAGGAGGAGGCCGTGGAGATCGCGCGGGCCCGGCTCGCGGAAGTCGGCCTGGCGGACAAGGCGCCCTACCGGCCGTCGGCGCTCTCGGGCGGGCAGCAGCAGCGCGTGGCGATCGCGCGGGCGCTCGCGATGGACCCCGAGGTGATGCTGTTCGACGAGGCGACGTCGGCGCTGGACCCGGAGCTGGTGAAGGGCGTGCTGAACCTGATGGCCGGCCTGGCCGAACGGGGCCTGACCCTGATCGTGGTCACGCACGAGATGGGCTTCGCCCGCAGCGTCGCCGACGAGGTGGCGTTCATGGACGCCGGCCGCATCGTCGAGCAGGGCACGCCGGATCAGGTCTTCGACGGCCCGCGCAGCCCGCGGCTGCGGCAGTTCCTGTCCGAGGTGCTCTAG
- a CDS encoding S-adenosyl-l-methionine hydroxide adenosyltransferase family protein: protein MRYRWISFTTDYGLRDGFVAACHGVIARLAPDVRVLDVTHLVPPQQVRPGAAVLAQTVPSLPDAVHLAVVDPGVGTARRGVVVVAARGVLVGPDNGLLLPAAAALGGVRAAYEIEVADPASATFHGRDVFAPAAARLALGAEPASFGPAATDLVRLPEPLVAAFPGKLVSDVLTVDHFGNVQLAATPADLELSGLTGSVTVHSNRVALTAMIGRTFGDVPPGANLVFTDSAGHLAIAVNGGSAAAVLDLGAAEECTITASPAG, encoded by the coding sequence ATGCGCTACCGCTGGATCTCGTTCACCACCGACTACGGACTGCGCGACGGCTTCGTGGCCGCCTGCCACGGGGTGATCGCGCGGCTGGCGCCCGACGTGCGCGTGCTCGACGTGACGCACCTCGTACCGCCCCAGCAGGTGCGGCCGGGCGCCGCGGTGCTGGCGCAGACCGTCCCCTCGTTGCCCGACGCAGTGCACCTGGCCGTGGTGGACCCGGGCGTGGGCACCGCACGGCGTGGCGTCGTCGTGGTGGCGGCCCGCGGGGTGCTGGTGGGGCCGGACAACGGGCTGCTGCTGCCCGCCGCGGCGGCGCTCGGCGGCGTGCGCGCCGCGTACGAGATCGAGGTCGCGGACCCGGCGTCGGCGACCTTCCACGGCCGCGACGTCTTCGCCCCGGCCGCCGCCCGGCTCGCGCTGGGCGCCGAACCCGCGTCGTTCGGGCCCGCGGCCACCGACCTGGTGCGCCTGCCGGAACCGCTCGTGGCGGCCTTCCCCGGCAAGCTCGTCTCCGACGTGCTGACCGTCGACCACTTCGGCAACGTCCAGCTCGCCGCGACGCCGGCCGACCTGGAGCTGTCCGGGCTCACCGGCTCCGTCACGGTGCACAGCAACCGCGTCGCGCTGACCGCGATGATCGGCCGCACCTTCGGTGACGTGCCACCGGGAGCGAATCTGGTTTTCACCGATTCCGCAGGCCACCTGGCCATTGCCGTCAACGGTGGATCCGCTGCTGCGGTACTGGATTTGGGCGCCGCGGAGGAATGCACGATCACCGCTTCCCCGGCCGGCTGA
- a CDS encoding S9 family peptidase, translating to MAVLLSHGNKVISDGFFRDDGLDFQTRGVLGRAVRGASEVGEVLATVARVRRASDWATQWERTAREVQTEAERARDRGHAVSAQSGFLRAATYWACVVDGLSTEPDTAALKEAFVAHRECWDAVVDCSRGAFVRVPVPYESTELPGYLLRPDTSGAPRPTLVVTNGSDGAISDLWTSAAAGALARGWNAFLYDGPGQQAMLFEQGTFFRPDWEAVLTPVVDTLMARVDVNPVRLTGYGISQAGFWLPRALAYEHRLAAAVLDPGVVDVSASWTRTLGKSMRAALEEGDREAFNRNMGLAVRMPGLRRTLTFRARPYQHEDWFDLFTEVGRYRLDDELIAGITTPLLITDPDDEQFWPGQSSRLAEGVRASGGRADLLRFTVEEGANEHVQPLGRLLTENRMFDWLDEHLPG from the coding sequence ATGGCGGTGTTGCTTTCACACGGGAACAAGGTGATTTCCGACGGGTTCTTCCGCGACGACGGCCTCGATTTCCAAACGCGCGGAGTCCTCGGGCGCGCCGTGCGCGGGGCCAGTGAAGTCGGGGAAGTGCTGGCGACCGTCGCGCGAGTGCGCCGCGCCTCGGACTGGGCGACGCAGTGGGAACGCACCGCAAGGGAAGTGCAGACGGAAGCCGAACGGGCGCGCGACCGGGGCCACGCCGTCAGCGCGCAGTCGGGTTTCCTGCGGGCGGCCACGTACTGGGCGTGTGTCGTCGACGGGCTCTCGACGGAGCCGGACACGGCGGCGCTGAAAGAGGCCTTCGTGGCCCACCGCGAGTGCTGGGACGCCGTGGTCGACTGCTCTCGAGGCGCCTTCGTGCGCGTACCGGTGCCGTACGAATCGACGGAGCTGCCTGGTTACCTCCTCCGGCCGGACACTTCCGGCGCGCCGCGGCCGACGCTCGTCGTCACCAACGGCAGCGACGGCGCGATCAGCGACCTGTGGACGTCGGCCGCGGCCGGAGCGCTGGCGCGCGGCTGGAACGCGTTCCTCTACGACGGCCCCGGCCAGCAGGCGATGCTGTTCGAGCAGGGCACCTTCTTCCGGCCCGACTGGGAAGCGGTGCTGACGCCCGTGGTCGACACCCTGATGGCGCGGGTGGACGTCAACCCGGTCCGCCTCACCGGCTACGGCATCAGCCAGGCCGGCTTCTGGCTGCCCCGGGCGCTCGCGTACGAGCACCGGCTGGCGGCCGCCGTGCTCGATCCCGGCGTCGTCGACGTGTCGGCTTCGTGGACCCGCACGCTGGGCAAGAGCATGCGGGCCGCTCTCGAGGAGGGTGACCGCGAGGCGTTCAACCGGAACATGGGCCTGGCCGTGCGGATGCCCGGGCTCCGCCGCACGCTGACGTTCCGGGCGCGGCCCTACCAGCACGAGGACTGGTTCGACCTGTTCACCGAGGTCGGCCGCTACCGGCTCGACGACGAGCTCATCGCCGGGATCACGACGCCGCTGCTGATCACCGATCCCGACGACGAGCAGTTCTGGCCCGGGCAGTCAAGCCGGCTCGCCGAAGGCGTGCGCGCGAGCGGCGGCCGGGCCGACCTGCTTCGGTTCACCGTCGAGGAGGGCGCCAACGAGCACGTGCAACCGCTGGGCCGGCTGCTCACGGAGAACCGGATGTTCGACTGGCTCGACGAGCACCTGCCGGGTTAG
- a CDS encoding DUF4380 domain-containing protein: MVTDVHWLDNGVLRLGIVPALGGRLLSLVHGGVEAGVELLWRNPAVLGDDLRPLDGRDPVPNSGRMGDWVNYGGDKTWPAPQGWDGPEQWAGPPDPVLDSGPFSVSGLSGSAITLTSAVDPRTGLRLTREFALGSGASYTLRLTAENCAERRVRWALWNVTQLPGGGAVTAGLAGVRTPAVVELVAGTGNPKYTVDGETVVVPPQDVVGKLGVPDAAGWVSYGVSGVTLTLSFDVDADAEYPDAGSPLEIWLEHPLPEPIASLGDLDPPARIVELEVLGPLTTLAPGEKASLTVTGTVSER; encoded by the coding sequence ATGGTGACCGACGTGCACTGGCTCGACAACGGCGTCCTGCGGCTGGGCATCGTCCCGGCGCTGGGCGGGCGGCTGCTGTCGCTGGTGCACGGTGGGGTCGAGGCCGGCGTCGAGCTCCTCTGGCGCAACCCCGCCGTGCTCGGGGACGACCTGCGGCCGCTCGACGGGCGCGACCCGGTGCCGAACTCCGGGCGCATGGGCGACTGGGTGAACTACGGCGGGGACAAGACCTGGCCCGCGCCACAGGGCTGGGACGGGCCCGAGCAGTGGGCGGGGCCGCCGGACCCCGTGCTCGACTCGGGCCCGTTCTCCGTCTCCGGGCTCTCCGGCAGCGCGATCACCCTGACCAGCGCCGTCGACCCGCGCACGGGCCTGCGGCTCACGCGCGAGTTCGCGCTCGGCTCCGGTGCTTCGTACACGCTGCGCCTCACGGCGGAGAACTGCGCCGAGCGGCGGGTGCGCTGGGCGCTGTGGAACGTCACGCAGCTGCCCGGCGGCGGCGCGGTCACGGCCGGGCTCGCCGGTGTGCGCACGCCCGCCGTGGTGGAGCTCGTGGCGGGCACGGGCAATCCGAAGTACACAGTGGACGGTGAGACGGTCGTGGTGCCGCCGCAGGACGTCGTCGGCAAGCTCGGCGTGCCGGACGCGGCGGGCTGGGTGTCGTACGGGGTCTCCGGGGTGACGCTGACGTTGTCGTTCGACGTCGACGCGGACGCCGAGTACCCCGACGCCGGGTCGCCGCTGGAGATCTGGCTGGAGCACCCGCTGCCCGAGCCGATCGCTTCCCTGGGGGACCTCGACCCACCCGCTCGCATCGTCGAGCTGGAGGTGCTGGGACCGTTGACCACGCTCGCTCCGGGTGAGAAGGCGTCGCTGACCGTGACCGGAACCGTTTCCGAGAGGTAA